From Pontibacter actiniarum, a single genomic window includes:
- a CDS encoding glycosyltransferase gives MQLPFFKSPATEQVSAPPLLRRDVRTIRFMIWMGLVTMGLFLYWFIDGDHIGYAPLYWLLTTALLFKLLRTLHEWYHYYTVSIPERPALRTNFTVDILTTYCPGEPRSMIINTLEAIQNIRYPHTAYLCDEGDDPMLKAACERLGVVHVTRTEKVDAKAGNINNALKQASGDICLILDPDHVPQPEFLDEVLPYFEDPEVGFVQVVQGYSNQKESLVAYGAAEQTYSFYGPMMMGMNSYGTVQAIGANCTFRRKALDSIGGHAAGLSEDMHTAMQLHAKGWKSTYVPKMLTRGLVPATLAAYYKQQIKWARGTFELLFTVYPKLFRHFTTRQKIHYFTLPLYYLFGLFNLIDFLIPAMALVLAEFPWYVSLGEFLVMFTPFFCISICIRHFAQRWYHEKNEKGFHLFGGILRTGTWWVFLLGLVYSILRIRVPYIPTPKDDKPKNNLLLSLPNILICLLSIGAIAFSQVEYGHLYNNPYVQMMALFALTNVAIVGSIVVIGQEQFMEWVRRRFLHAAMLQPLLMPLRYAVWRTRHGFYDSIRYVAVAVVLIATVVSLTFIFGREEVIRYWSAKAPGTSLAPDATAASATHWHR, from the coding sequence ATGCAACTCCCTTTCTTTAAGTCACCCGCTACTGAACAAGTGTCAGCACCGCCTCTCCTGCGCCGGGATGTGCGCACCATACGCTTTATGATCTGGATGGGCCTGGTTACGATGGGGCTCTTCCTGTACTGGTTCATCGACGGGGACCACATAGGCTATGCCCCTTTGTACTGGCTCCTGACGACGGCGCTCCTGTTCAAGCTACTGCGCACCCTCCACGAGTGGTACCACTACTACACCGTCAGCATACCCGAGCGGCCGGCGCTGCGCACCAACTTCACAGTAGACATCCTGACCACGTACTGCCCGGGAGAGCCCCGCAGTATGATCATCAACACGCTGGAGGCCATACAGAACATCCGGTACCCCCACACCGCCTACCTCTGCGACGAAGGCGACGACCCCATGCTAAAGGCCGCCTGCGAGCGGCTGGGGGTGGTGCACGTTACGCGCACCGAAAAAGTGGACGCCAAGGCCGGCAACATAAACAACGCGCTGAAGCAGGCCAGCGGGGACATCTGCCTGATCCTCGACCCTGACCATGTGCCGCAGCCGGAGTTCCTGGACGAGGTGCTGCCATACTTCGAAGACCCGGAGGTGGGCTTTGTGCAGGTGGTGCAGGGCTACAGTAACCAAAAAGAAAGCCTGGTGGCCTACGGTGCGGCAGAGCAAACCTACAGCTTTTACGGCCCCATGATGATGGGCATGAACAGCTACGGCACGGTGCAGGCCATCGGGGCCAACTGCACCTTCCGCCGCAAAGCGCTGGACAGCATTGGCGGGCACGCAGCGGGCCTGTCAGAGGACATGCACACGGCCATGCAGCTGCACGCCAAAGGCTGGAAATCGACGTACGTGCCGAAGATGCTGACGCGGGGGCTGGTTCCGGCAACGCTGGCGGCTTACTACAAGCAGCAGATCAAATGGGCGCGCGGCACCTTCGAGTTGCTGTTCACGGTGTACCCGAAGCTGTTCCGCCACTTTACAACCCGCCAAAAGATACACTACTTCACGCTGCCGCTGTACTACCTCTTCGGCCTCTTCAACCTGATCGACTTCCTGATTCCGGCCATGGCGCTGGTGCTGGCGGAGTTTCCGTGGTACGTGTCGCTTGGTGAGTTTCTGGTGATGTTCACGCCCTTCTTCTGTATCTCCATCTGCATCCGCCATTTTGCGCAGCGCTGGTACCATGAGAAGAACGAGAAGGGCTTCCACCTGTTCGGGGGCATTTTGCGCACAGGCACCTGGTGGGTGTTCCTGCTGGGGCTGGTCTACTCTATCCTCCGCATCCGGGTGCCGTACATCCCCACGCCAAAAGACGACAAGCCGAAGAACAACCTGCTGCTGAGCCTGCCCAACATACTGATATGCCTGCTCAGCATCGGCGCCATAGCCTTTAGCCAGGTAGAGTACGGGCACCTTTACAACAACCCCTATGTGCAGATGATGGCCCTGTTCGCGCTCACCAACGTGGCCATAGTAGGCAGTATCGTGGTGATTGGGCAGGAGCAGTTTATGGAATGGGTGCGCCGCCGCTTCCTGCACGCTGCAATGCTGCAGCCCCTGCTGATGCCGCTGCGTTACGCCGTATGGCGTACGCGGCACGGCTTCTACGACAGCATCCGGTACGTGGCGGTTGCTGTCGTTTTAATCGCCACCGTTGTCTCGCTCACGTTCATCTTCGGCAGGGAAGAGGTCATACGCTACTGGTCTGCAAAAGCACCGGGCACCAGCCTTGCGCCTGACGCCACTGCCGCCTCCGCCACGCACTGGCACCGCTAA
- a CDS encoding glycoside hydrolase family 2 TIM barrel-domain containing protein, which yields MRLPLPQKLLLSTLLYSLLCLLLPGCSGKPDFADKYEPRGRKVEVVKQGEQFVLLRNGQPYFIKGAAGYRYYDRLSKYGGNSVRVWHTDNARQVLDSAQKHGLSVTLGLWMAREREGFNYYDKELVARQREELKKIVLQYKDHPALLMWGVGNELYAEGSNVKVWDAVNGIAEMIHEVDPYHPTTTTVMNVPHKVVNLIAERCPALDILSINSFGAMHNLPKELAATDWKGPYVISEFGARGYWEAYYTWWMAPIEQTSSEKATFARQRYEQSVLADTSHCLGSYVFMWGNKQETTPTWFSMINEQGEETAMVQEMRRLWGDTTTLNESPYIAYLKLDDKFAFDQVYLRPEQTFEGAAFAFDPEGEPLRLQWEVLPESARKDGNADKEQKPAAVPHVLQKQEGSKVWLRTPKQEGAYRLYVYIRDGKNNLATANLPFFVTNKPLK from the coding sequence ATGCGCCTCCCTTTGCCACAGAAGCTTCTGCTTTCAACGCTGCTTTATAGCCTGTTATGCCTGCTGCTGCCTGGCTGTAGCGGGAAGCCTGACTTTGCGGACAAGTATGAGCCGAGGGGCAGGAAAGTGGAGGTCGTGAAGCAGGGCGAGCAGTTTGTGCTCCTGCGCAACGGCCAGCCGTACTTTATTAAAGGAGCGGCCGGTTACAGGTATTATGACCGCTTAAGCAAGTACGGAGGCAACTCGGTGCGGGTGTGGCACACCGATAACGCCCGGCAGGTGCTGGACTCGGCGCAAAAGCACGGCCTTAGCGTTACGCTCGGGCTTTGGATGGCGCGGGAGCGGGAGGGCTTTAACTACTACGACAAAGAACTGGTGGCCCGGCAGCGGGAGGAGCTGAAAAAGATTGTGCTCCAGTACAAAGACCACCCGGCGCTGCTGATGTGGGGCGTGGGCAACGAACTGTATGCCGAAGGCTCCAACGTGAAAGTGTGGGATGCCGTGAACGGTATCGCCGAGATGATCCACGAAGTGGACCCGTACCACCCCACCACCACCACCGTGATGAACGTGCCGCACAAGGTGGTAAACCTAATCGCGGAGCGCTGCCCGGCCCTCGATATTCTCTCTATCAACTCTTTCGGGGCGATGCACAATTTGCCTAAAGAGCTGGCTGCCACCGACTGGAAGGGCCCCTACGTTATTTCCGAGTTTGGGGCCAGGGGCTACTGGGAAGCGTACTATACCTGGTGGATGGCACCCATAGAGCAGACGAGCTCGGAGAAGGCCACCTTTGCCCGGCAGCGCTACGAGCAGTCGGTGCTGGCGGATACCAGCCACTGCCTCGGCTCCTATGTGTTTATGTGGGGAAATAAGCAGGAGACAACGCCCACCTGGTTCAGCATGATAAACGAACAGGGCGAGGAGACCGCTATGGTGCAGGAAATGCGCCGGCTCTGGGGCGATACCACCACGCTGAACGAGTCTCCCTACATCGCCTACCTGAAACTGGATGACAAGTTCGCCTTCGACCAGGTGTACCTGCGCCCGGAGCAGACCTTTGAAGGGGCAGCCTTTGCCTTTGACCCCGAGGGCGAACCGCTGCGGCTGCAGTGGGAGGTGCTGCCAGAGTCTGCCCGGAAAGACGGAAACGCTGATAAGGAGCAGAAGCCAGCCGCTGTGCCCCACGTGCTGCAAAAGCAGGAGGGCAGCAAAGTGTGGCTGCGAACCCCAAAGCAGGAAGGCGCCTACCGCCTGTACGTATACATCCGCGACGGGAAAAATAACCTGGCCACGGCTAACCTCCCTTTCTTCGTGACAAATAAGCCGCTTAAATAA
- a CDS encoding nucleotidyltransferase, translating to MAKVIELQDGIHRQAAHDFYREALGILAGSNADFMVGGGFALRLYTDIMRDTKDLDVFCKNSDTPRILKAFKEQDYETELTDARWLAKAFSGEHFMDIIFNNPGNHCAVDDSWLERSTSSELLGIKVKVIPAEALIWSKLYVQNRERYDGADINHIILRYGDKLDWKWLWQHMDVHWQLLLAQLLSFQFVYPSERDIIPKWLFDELLSRAQEQFDMPPPKEKICRGPLIDQTQYATDITEWDYKVVTIRSV from the coding sequence ATGGCTAAAGTAATAGAACTACAAGATGGGATACACCGCCAGGCGGCCCATGATTTTTACCGTGAAGCCCTCGGCATATTGGCGGGCAGCAACGCCGACTTTATGGTGGGCGGTGGCTTTGCCCTGCGCCTGTACACCGATATCATGCGCGACACCAAGGACCTGGACGTGTTTTGCAAAAACAGCGACACCCCGCGCATACTCAAGGCTTTCAAAGAGCAGGACTACGAAACAGAGCTCACCGACGCGCGCTGGCTTGCCAAGGCCTTCAGCGGGGAGCACTTCATGGATATCATCTTTAACAACCCCGGCAACCACTGCGCCGTGGACGACAGCTGGCTGGAGCGCTCTACCTCAAGCGAGCTGTTGGGGATAAAGGTAAAAGTGATTCCTGCGGAGGCGCTGATCTGGTCGAAGCTGTATGTGCAGAACCGCGAGCGCTACGACGGCGCCGACATCAACCACATCATACTTCGCTACGGCGATAAGCTCGACTGGAAGTGGCTTTGGCAGCACATGGACGTGCACTGGCAACTGCTGCTGGCACAGCTGCTATCGTTTCAGTTTGTGTACCCGTCGGAGCGCGATATCATACCGAAGTGGCTGTTCGATGAGCTGCTGAGCAGGGCGCAGGAGCAGTTTGACATGCCTCCGCCCAAAGAGAAGATCTGCCGGGGCCCGCTCATCGACCAAACCCAATATGCAACCGACATTACCGAATGGGACTATAAGGTAGTGACGATAAGATCTGTATAA
- a CDS encoding metallophosphoesterase family protein, producing the protein MANTKKTKTRIAAVGDIHVRETDRGKWEEYFAQVSQVADVLLLCGDLTDTGRTSEAEVLAHELKSCSIPVVAVLGNHDYERDHHKGIRKTLVKENVHLLDGDCIVIGDVGFAGVKGFGGGFDKGMLGMFGETMIKSFVQEAVDEALKLDGALSRLESEHTDLKKIAVLHYAPIRATVEGEPEQIFPFLGSSRLAEPINRRGVVAAFHGHAHIGTLEGETSKGVKVFNVSKPILMKEGFDPAVYILEV; encoded by the coding sequence ATGGCTAACACAAAAAAGACAAAAACAAGAATTGCGGCAGTAGGAGATATACATGTGCGGGAGACGGACCGCGGGAAATGGGAGGAATACTTTGCGCAGGTGTCGCAGGTGGCGGATGTGCTGCTGCTTTGCGGCGACCTGACGGACACCGGGCGTACTTCGGAGGCTGAAGTGCTGGCGCACGAGCTGAAGTCATGCTCCATTCCGGTAGTGGCGGTGCTGGGAAACCACGATTATGAGCGCGACCACCACAAGGGGATTCGGAAGACGCTGGTAAAGGAGAACGTGCACCTGCTGGACGGCGACTGCATTGTGATAGGCGATGTGGGCTTTGCCGGTGTCAAGGGCTTTGGCGGCGGCTTCGACAAGGGCATGCTGGGCATGTTCGGCGAGACGATGATCAAAAGCTTTGTGCAGGAAGCTGTAGACGAGGCCCTGAAACTGGATGGTGCCCTGTCACGGCTGGAGAGCGAGCACACGGACCTGAAGAAGATCGCCGTGCTGCACTACGCCCCCATCAGGGCCACAGTGGAGGGCGAGCCGGAGCAGATTTTTCCGTTCCTGGGCTCCTCCCGGCTGGCAGAGCCGATAAACCGACGCGGCGTGGTGGCCGCTTTTCACGGGCACGCGCACATTGGCACGCTGGAGGGCGAGACGTCCAAAGGGGTGAAGGTGTTTAACGTGTCGAAGCCCATCCTGATGAAGGAGGGGTTTGACCCAGCGGTGTATATTCTGGAAGTTTAG
- a CDS encoding fatty acid desaturase family protein: MAAPKFQTQKQSFHAELKRRTQEYFQTTGISTTGNYKLYTKAIILTLGLLLLYVHLVFFTPESALLALLECAVLGIITAGIGFNISHDGSHGSFSKIKKLNEMAGMFLNVLGANEFMWNTKHNVIHHAYTNVDGVDDDLDAGPFLRLCETQKFRKIHRFQHFYFWAAYSLLFFFWVFFSDYQKYFTKKVGTMPLKKMKASDHIIFWTFKVFHLAFFVALPIYTVGLLPWALGFLVYGLVAGFVMSIVFQLAHTVRETHFPVVSPVTNKLEDEWAVHQLKTTANFATNNKLVTWFSGGLNFQVEHHLFPKVSHVHYPALSVIVAQACAEFGIPYHNIPGMRMAVVSHVSYLKQLSRG, translated from the coding sequence ATGGCTGCGCCCAAATTTCAGACACAAAAACAATCCTTTCATGCGGAGTTAAAACGCAGGACACAGGAATACTTCCAAACAACAGGTATTTCCACTACCGGTAACTATAAGCTCTACACCAAAGCCATTATACTTACCCTGGGCCTGCTTCTGCTATACGTACACCTTGTGTTTTTTACGCCTGAAAGTGCTTTGCTTGCGCTGCTGGAGTGTGCTGTGCTGGGGATTATCACGGCGGGCATCGGCTTTAACATCTCCCATGACGGCTCCCATGGCAGCTTCAGCAAAATAAAGAAGCTGAACGAAATGGCGGGCATGTTTCTGAATGTGCTGGGGGCTAACGAATTTATGTGGAATACCAAGCACAATGTAATTCACCATGCCTACACCAACGTAGATGGCGTAGACGATGACCTGGATGCCGGTCCGTTTTTAAGGCTTTGCGAAACGCAGAAGTTTCGGAAGATACACCGGTTCCAGCATTTCTATTTCTGGGCCGCCTATTCACTGCTTTTCTTCTTTTGGGTGTTTTTCTCTGATTACCAGAAGTATTTCACCAAAAAGGTGGGTACGATGCCGCTAAAGAAAATGAAGGCCTCGGATCACATTATTTTCTGGACCTTTAAGGTTTTCCACCTGGCGTTTTTTGTGGCGCTGCCGATTTATACAGTTGGGCTGCTGCCTTGGGCGCTTGGGTTCCTGGTTTACGGCCTTGTAGCTGGTTTTGTGATGAGTATCGTGTTTCAGCTGGCGCACACCGTGCGTGAAACCCACTTCCCGGTTGTTTCTCCGGTTACAAACAAGCTGGAAGACGAATGGGCGGTGCACCAGCTTAAAACCACTGCTAACTTTGCCACCAACAACAAGCTGGTTACCTGGTTTTCGGGCGGGCTCAACTTCCAGGTGGAGCACCACCTTTTCCCGAAGGTGTCGCATGTGCACTACCCGGCCCTGAGCGTGATCGTAGCCCAGGCCTGCGCCGAATTCGGCATTCCGTACCATAACATACCCGGCATGCGCATGGCTGTTGTATCCCATGTGTCGTACCTGAAGCAACTGTCCAGAGGTTAA
- a CDS encoding acyl carrier protein: protein MITIQHTTQAIENEVIQIISTLTRVHPNRLSQVRDLTQLGLDIIDVVDIILEVEKAYGLTIPDEVPVYSVDDFVSFVYNQSIKQAS, encoded by the coding sequence ATGATTACTATACAGCATACTACTCAGGCAATTGAGAATGAAGTGATTCAGATCATCAGCACCCTCACCAGGGTACACCCGAACAGGCTGTCACAGGTCCGCGACCTGACACAGCTCGGGCTTGATATCATCGATGTGGTAGACATTATCCTGGAGGTGGAAAAGGCATACGGCCTCACCATTCCGGACGAGGTGCCGGTTTACTCTGTCGATGATTTTGTAAGCTTTGTTTACAACCAAAGTATAAAGCAGGCCAGCTAG
- a CDS encoding efflux RND transporter permease subunit, giving the protein MNITKISIQRSTIVVVIFAILTLLGLASYFSLNYELLPKFSPPVLTVSTFYPGASPSEVENSVTKEIEDALSSLENVDEVKSTSQESFSVIVIQLKQGTDVDQSLQDAQRKINAILGELPEDADPPSLGKFDFSDMPIMQVGATAKMSPTAFYDLIENKVKPELSRVPGMAQIKVLGGQEREIKVNLDADRLQAYGLSISQVQQKIQYSNLDFPTGKVKNEEGQTLIRLAGKYETVDQLRNLVLKEDATGASVRLSDVAEVQDAQKDVEVLTRVNSLSSIGLSIQKQSDANAVEVSELTRKALDQLEETYAAEGLSFTVAKDSSEFTLEAADAVIHDLFLAIVLVAVVMLLFLHSLRNAVIVMISIPASLIATFIAMNLLGYSLNLMTLLGLSLVVGILVDDAIVVIENIYRHMEMGKKPAQAAYDGIREIMATVTSITLVIVVVFVPIALSTGLVSDILRQFSVVVAISTMLSLFVAFTLIPLLASRFSRLEHLSDKNFFGRFILSFERFLDRVIDGFTAALKWAFNHKFITMAATVVLLVASIALVPAGFIGSEFVSAGDRGEFIVQLELPKNATVEQTNFAARQVEGYLEQYPEVTNLFTTVGTTSSAQAGQNTAYMAEVNVQLVDATERVLSTNAFSREMKVGLEETIPGVKITMVPVSMVGGGNQSPIQVIMTGSNLDTLMAFSDRVMAEVEQVQGTAEVKKSVEDGNPEIAVSVDRDKMASLGLSLEQVGAGMQTAFSGNTNAQFRGSERDYDINIRLDDFDRRNTADIGNLAFTNNKGEQIRLSQFANIEQSSGPSKLERKDRVSSVSVNSQVIGRPTGSVGTEIQERLANMDTPNGVSIAYGGDLKNQSEGFGTLGLALMASIVFVYLIMVALYDSYVYPLVVLFSIPLAIIGALLALALSASTLSIFSILGIIMLIGLVAKNAIMVVDFTNNLKSEGVEVKEALIEAVRIRFRPILMTTLAMVIGMLPIALASGPGAEWKNGLAWALIGGLSSSMFLTLIVVPVIYYLFDRIMAKLGMDKKTVIELEDKSMEELERETAELENNKMSHSHAY; this is encoded by the coding sequence ATGAATATCACGAAAATATCCATACAACGCTCAACGATTGTAGTAGTGATCTTCGCCATACTTACCTTATTGGGTCTGGCAAGCTACTTCTCGTTGAACTACGAGCTTCTTCCGAAGTTCTCTCCGCCGGTATTAACCGTGTCTACCTTCTACCCTGGCGCTTCGCCATCAGAAGTGGAGAACTCGGTGACCAAGGAGATTGAGGACGCTCTCTCCTCGCTGGAGAACGTGGATGAGGTAAAAAGTACTTCACAGGAAAGCTTCTCGGTGATCGTTATCCAGCTAAAGCAGGGTACTGACGTTGACCAAAGCTTGCAGGACGCACAACGTAAAATCAACGCCATACTTGGTGAACTCCCTGAAGATGCAGATCCGCCGTCACTCGGTAAGTTCGACTTTAGCGATATGCCGATCATGCAGGTTGGTGCTACCGCTAAAATGTCTCCTACTGCGTTCTATGACCTGATCGAGAACAAAGTAAAACCAGAGCTTTCTCGTGTGCCAGGTATGGCGCAGATCAAAGTGCTGGGTGGCCAGGAGCGTGAGATTAAAGTAAACCTGGATGCGGATAGACTGCAGGCATACGGCCTCTCCATCTCGCAGGTACAGCAGAAAATACAGTACTCTAACCTTGACTTCCCTACTGGTAAAGTAAAGAACGAAGAGGGCCAGACACTGATCCGCTTAGCTGGTAAGTATGAAACAGTAGACCAACTACGCAATCTGGTGCTGAAAGAAGACGCCACTGGTGCTTCTGTACGCCTGAGCGATGTGGCTGAAGTACAGGATGCACAGAAAGACGTAGAGGTACTGACACGCGTTAACTCGCTTTCCTCTATCGGTCTTTCTATCCAGAAGCAATCAGATGCCAACGCCGTGGAAGTAAGTGAACTGACACGCAAGGCACTGGACCAACTGGAGGAAACCTATGCAGCTGAAGGACTCAGCTTTACAGTTGCCAAAGACAGCTCTGAGTTTACACTAGAGGCTGCTGATGCCGTAATCCATGACTTGTTCCTGGCGATTGTACTGGTGGCCGTAGTGATGCTGCTGTTCCTGCACTCGCTGCGCAACGCGGTGATCGTTATGATCTCTATCCCGGCTTCCCTGATCGCTACGTTTATCGCGATGAACCTGCTGGGTTACTCTCTTAACCTAATGACGCTGCTGGGCCTTTCACTCGTGGTAGGTATTCTGGTGGATGATGCCATTGTGGTAATCGAGAACATCTACCGACACATGGAAATGGGCAAAAAGCCAGCGCAGGCCGCTTATGACGGTATCCGCGAGATTATGGCTACGGTAACTTCCATCACACTTGTAATCGTGGTTGTGTTCGTACCGATTGCCTTGTCTACAGGTCTGGTATCAGATATCCTGCGTCAGTTCTCCGTGGTAGTAGCTATCTCTACAATGCTGAGCTTATTCGTAGCCTTTACGTTGATTCCGTTGCTGGCAAGCCGCTTCTCCAGACTGGAGCACCTGTCAGACAAGAACTTCTTCGGAAGGTTTATACTTAGCTTCGAGCGCTTCCTGGACCGCGTGATTGACGGTTTCACAGCTGCCTTGAAGTGGGCCTTTAACCACAAGTTCATCACAATGGCGGCAACAGTCGTGTTACTGGTGGCTTCCATAGCACTTGTTCCTGCTGGTTTTATCGGTAGTGAGTTCGTGAGTGCCGGTGACCGTGGTGAATTTATCGTACAGTTGGAGCTACCTAAAAACGCGACAGTAGAGCAAACAAACTTTGCTGCCCGCCAGGTAGAAGGTTACCTGGAGCAGTATCCGGAAGTAACGAACCTGTTCACGACAGTAGGTACCACTTCTTCAGCACAGGCTGGCCAAAACACAGCTTACATGGCCGAGGTGAACGTGCAGCTGGTAGATGCCACTGAGCGTGTGCTATCTACTAACGCCTTCTCTCGTGAGATGAAAGTTGGCTTGGAAGAAACCATACCTGGTGTTAAAATCACGATGGTGCCTGTAAGTATGGTAGGCGGTGGTAACCAGTCTCCTATCCAGGTGATCATGACAGGCTCTAACCTGGACACGCTGATGGCTTTCTCAGACAGAGTAATGGCCGAAGTGGAGCAGGTACAGGGTACTGCCGAGGTGAAAAAATCAGTGGAAGATGGTAACCCGGAGATTGCCGTGTCGGTGGACCGTGATAAGATGGCAAGCCTTGGACTGTCGCTGGAGCAGGTAGGTGCTGGTATGCAGACTGCATTTAGCGGTAACACCAACGCCCAGTTCCGCGGCTCAGAAAGAGACTACGACATCAACATCCGTCTGGATGACTTCGACCGCAGAAACACAGCTGACATTGGTAACCTTGCCTTTACAAATAACAAAGGCGAGCAGATACGCCTGAGCCAGTTTGCAAACATTGAGCAGTCTTCCGGCCCATCTAAGCTGGAGCGTAAAGACCGTGTAAGTTCAGTGTCTGTTAACTCACAAGTTATCGGTAGGCCAACAGGTTCGGTAGGTACTGAAATTCAGGAGCGCCTTGCTAACATGGATACACCAAACGGAGTTTCTATTGCCTACGGTGGCGACCTGAAGAACCAGAGCGAAGGTTTCGGTACACTGGGTCTTGCCCTGATGGCTTCGATCGTCTTCGTGTACCTGATCATGGTGGCCCTGTATGATAGCTATGTGTATCCGCTGGTGGTACTGTTCTCTATTCCGCTTGCGATTATTGGTGCCTTGCTTGCCCTGGCGCTGTCAGCATCAACACTGAGTATCTTCTCTATACTTGGTATCATCATGCTGATCGGTCTGGTTGCCAAGAACGCCATTATGGTGGTAGACTTTACCAACAACCTGAAGTCTGAGGGTGTGGAAGTGAAAGAAGCCCTGATTGAAGCGGTAAGAATACGTTTCCGCCCGATCCTGATGACAACCTTGGCGATGGTGATTGGTATGTTGCCGATTGCCCTGGCAAGCGGACCAGGTGCTGAGTGGAAGAACGGTCTGGCCTGGGCGCTGATCGGTGGTCTGAGCTCCTCCATGTTCCTGACCCTGATTGTGGTTCCGGTTATCTACTACCTGTTCGACCGCATTATGGCCAAGCTTGGTATGGACAAGAAAACAGTGATAGAACTGGAAGACAAGTCTATGGAAGAGCTAGAGCGTGAAACAGCTGAGTTGGAAAACAACAAAATGAGCCACTCTCATGCTTATTAA
- a CDS encoding efflux RND transporter periplasmic adaptor subunit, giving the protein MKKIIYIVAVLVALGAIGYTLMNNKKEMAATAAIAERKSESIPVALTTPKVGAVDKSFTAQGNFIPEQDLTLLSETQGQVLKIYKQNGDRVKAGEMLAQVDAQLLRAELVRAQANYTKSKRDLERFENLAEGDAITKRQLEDARLGFSNAEAALITAKKRLADASIKAPISGRINEKFIEVGSYLSPGTKLFNIVNVDNLKMNVKVPESQVGLIRDGQKVQIKADAVGGETFEGTVKAIAAKGDNSLNYNVELQVSNPSDNPLKAGMYGTAYFEVADQRKALLIEREAIVGSLQNPQVFVVNNGSAFLKDIKVGGTQGNKVEVTGGLEAGDKVVQSGQINLKNGTKVTVL; this is encoded by the coding sequence ATGAAGAAGATAATCTATATCGTCGCTGTACTGGTTGCATTAGGGGCTATTGGCTATACATTAATGAACAACAAGAAGGAAATGGCCGCCACCGCTGCCATTGCCGAGCGCAAGAGCGAAAGCATCCCCGTTGCCCTGACCACACCTAAGGTTGGCGCAGTAGACAAGTCTTTTACAGCACAAGGTAACTTTATACCAGAGCAGGACCTGACGCTTCTCTCTGAAACGCAGGGCCAGGTGCTGAAGATCTACAAGCAGAACGGTGACCGTGTAAAAGCAGGTGAAATGCTGGCGCAGGTGGATGCTCAATTACTGCGTGCCGAACTGGTGCGTGCACAGGCAAACTACACCAAGAGCAAGCGTGACCTGGAGCGTTTCGAGAACCTGGCCGAGGGTGATGCCATCACGAAACGCCAGCTGGAAGATGCCAGACTAGGCTTCAGCAATGCAGAGGCTGCCCTGATCACGGCTAAGAAAAGACTGGCTGACGCCAGCATCAAAGCGCCAATCTCGGGCCGCATCAACGAGAAGTTCATTGAAGTCGGCTCTTACCTGAGCCCGGGTACAAAACTGTTCAACATCGTGAACGTGGATAACCTGAAGATGAACGTGAAGGTGCCTGAAAGCCAGGTTGGCCTGATACGCGACGGACAGAAAGTGCAGATTAAAGCAGATGCCGTTGGTGGCGAAACATTTGAAGGCACCGTGAAGGCCATTGCCGCCAAAGGCGATAACTCGCTTAACTACAACGTGGAGCTGCAAGTGAGCAACCCTTCTGATAACCCGCTGAAAGCCGGTATGTATGGCACAGCTTACTTTGAAGTTGCAGACCAGCGTAAGGCCCTGCTGATCGAGCGGGAGGCAATCGTCGGTAGCTTACAAAACCCACAGGTATTTGTGGTGAACAATGGCAGCGCCTTCCTGAAAGACATCAAAGTTGGTGGCACGCAAGGCAATAAAGTAGAAGTGACAGGCGGTCTGGAAGCTGGCGATAAAGTGGTGCAGTCTGGCCAGATCAACCTGAAGAATGGCACAAAAGTGACTGTGCTTTAA